A genomic window from Ananas comosus cultivar F153 linkage group 22, ASM154086v1, whole genome shotgun sequence includes:
- the LOC109726922 gene encoding serine/arginine-rich splicing factor RS41-like isoform X3: protein MDDERDAEDAIRGLDRMEFGRQGRRLRVEWTKHERGGRRSGSSRRSPANTKPTKTLFVINFDPVHTRMRDLERHFEPYGKILNIRIRRNFAFVQFESQEDATKALDGTNMSKLMDRVISVEYALRDDDEKRDGYSPDRRGRGRSPDRSRDRGRSPSPYGRGRERGSPDYGRGSSPYSKPERRDSPNYGREGSPAYDRYRSRSPYGPDRS from the exons ATGGATGATGAACGCGATGCTGAGGATGCTATTCGAGGACTTGATAGAATGGAATTTGGCAGGCAAGGGCGCCGTCTTCGCGTTGAATGGACAAAG CATGAACGCGGTGGTCGACGGTCTGGCAGTTCAAGAAGATCTCCAGCTAACACGAAGCCGACAAAAACTTTGTTCGTGATTAATTTTGACCCAGTCCATACCAGGATGAGAGACTTGGAGAGACACTTTGAGCCGTATGGAAAGATTTTGAATATCAGAATTAGACGAAATTTTGCCTTCGTTCAATTTGAGTCACAGGAAGACGCCACCAAAGCATTAGATGGTACCAACATGAG CAAATTGATGGATCGGGTCATTTCAGTGGAGTACGCACTCCGCGATGACGACGAAAAAAGAGATGGGTACAGTCCTGATAGGAGAGGCCGAGGTAGATCTCCAGATAGGAGTCGTGACCGTGGGCGATCTCCTAGTCCTTATGGTAGAGGCCGGGAGAGGGGTAGCCCTGACTATGGTCGCGGTTCCAGCCCATACAGCAAGCCAGAGCGAAGGGATAGCCCTAATTATGGAAGAGAAGGAAGTCCTGCATATGATAGGTATCGCAG
- the LOC109726922 gene encoding serine/arginine-rich splicing factor RS41-like isoform X2, producing MFKDFIHYDYSFSDRILPSAFECAGFAFVYMDDERDAEDAIRGLDRMEFGRQGRRLRVEWTKHERGGRRSGSSRRSPANTKPTKTLFVINFDPVHTRMRDLERHFEPYGKILNIRIRRNFAFVQFESQEDATKALDGTNMSKLMDRVISVEYALRDDDEKRDGYSPDRRGRGRSPDRSRDRGRSPSPYGRGRERGSPDYGRGSSPYSKPERRDSPNYGREGSPAYDRYRSRSPYGPDRS from the exons ATGTTTAAGGATTTTATTCACTATGATTATTCCTTTAGTGATAGGATTCTGCCTTCTGCATTTGAATGTGCAGGATTTGCATTTGTGTATATGGATGATGAACGCGATGCTGAGGATGCTATTCGAGGACTTGATAGAATGGAATTTGGCAGGCAAGGGCGCCGTCTTCGCGTTGAATGGACAAAG CATGAACGCGGTGGTCGACGGTCTGGCAGTTCAAGAAGATCTCCAGCTAACACGAAGCCGACAAAAACTTTGTTCGTGATTAATTTTGACCCAGTCCATACCAGGATGAGAGACTTGGAGAGACACTTTGAGCCGTATGGAAAGATTTTGAATATCAGAATTAGACGAAATTTTGCCTTCGTTCAATTTGAGTCACAGGAAGACGCCACCAAAGCATTAGATGGTACCAACATGAG CAAATTGATGGATCGGGTCATTTCAGTGGAGTACGCACTCCGCGATGACGACGAAAAAAGAGATGGGTACAGTCCTGATAGGAGAGGCCGAGGTAGATCTCCAGATAGGAGTCGTGACCGTGGGCGATCTCCTAGTCCTTATGGTAGAGGCCGGGAGAGGGGTAGCCCTGACTATGGTCGCGGTTCCAGCCCATACAGCAAGCCAGAGCGAAGGGATAGCCCTAATTATGGAAGAGAAGGAAGTCCTGCATATGATAGGTATCGCAG